Proteins from one Thermosipho atlanticus DSM 15807 genomic window:
- the cas1b gene encoding type I-B CRISPR-associated endonuclease Cas1b, with protein sequence MKKSFYLFSSGKLRRKDNSLIFESKNKSYIPIENVYDIFVFGELEINSKLIDFLSQNGIPIHFFNYYGFYSGSFYPREKYVSGNLLVKQVEHYINSQKRIEIAKELVDSAAYNMFRNLRYYNSRKKGLKEFLLEIENFRNKISFQKNIQALMGIEGNIRETYYKSWEKITKYTFEKRVKRPPSNLVNTLISFLNSIMYTTTLTEIYKTYLNPTISYLHEPGKKRFSLSLDISEVFKPLIVDRLIFTLLNKNIITEKDLKKELDYTHIKEDAKKTIVRMYDERLKNKVYHKTLKKNVSYKQLIRLECYKLVKHLLEEKKYEAFKLWW encoded by the coding sequence ATGAAAAAATCATTTTATTTGTTCTCAAGTGGTAAGTTAAGAAGGAAAGATAACAGTTTAATTTTTGAATCTAAAAATAAATCGTATATCCCAATTGAAAATGTATACGATATTTTTGTTTTTGGAGAATTAGAAATAAACTCCAAATTAATAGATTTTTTATCACAAAATGGTATACCTATTCATTTTTTTAATTATTATGGTTTTTACAGTGGAAGTTTTTATCCTCGTGAAAAATACGTATCAGGAAATTTACTTGTAAAACAAGTAGAACATTACATAAACTCTCAGAAAAGAATAGAAATAGCAAAAGAACTAGTTGATTCAGCAGCTTATAACATGTTTAGAAATCTAAGATATTATAATTCCAGAAAAAAAGGATTAAAAGAATTCCTTTTAGAAATTGAAAATTTTCGTAATAAAATAAGTTTTCAAAAAAACATACAAGCGCTTATGGGAATCGAAGGTAATATAAGAGAAACATACTACAAATCTTGGGAAAAAATTACAAAATACACTTTTGAAAAACGTGTAAAAAGACCTCCAAGCAATCTTGTCAATACGCTTATTTCTTTTCTTAATTCGATTATGTATACTACCACTCTCACTGAAATTTACAAAACATATTTAAATCCTACAATAAGTTACTTACACGAACCTGGTAAAAAAAGATTTTCTTTAAGTTTGGATATTTCAGAAGTTTTCAAACCATTGATAGTTGATAGGCTTATATTTACACTTCTAAACAAAAATATAATAACAGAAAAAGATTTAAAAAAGGAACTTGATTATACGCACATTAAAGAAGATGCAAAGAAAACAATTGTAAGAATGTATGATGAAAGATTGAAAAATAAGGTTTACCATAAAACCTTGAAAAAGAATGTTTCTTATAAGCAATTGATCAGATTAGAATGCTATAAGCTGGTTAAACACCTTTTAGAAGAGAAAAAATATGAAGCTTTTAAACTTTGGTGGTGA